A single window of Oerskovia paurometabola DNA harbors:
- a CDS encoding SWIM zinc finger domain-containing protein, translated as MTPDWLAVFAGYDDAALVALANAGLLRRARKDLAAGDVSLTSESAAEVVVACGSAVVRLGPKGPVAASCSCPTAGVCQHVVAACLWAREREPGGPREPAKPAPTTLDEGVAADRGACDRATAPDALADLLALEPVAVCRAAGRPALRRVVERLPAALLAGLGQDGPGAPAACEVAADGARLTITWTDGTGTPTQVVFVAPAGFAGMVVAGARSAGEQAAARLEAVVRVFAREGRSWPWPREIEAERSGELTTAQRAGIEEASAVVGHVVDAGLSHLGADAADGLRGAAARARLVGLLLLHRLLLVAAGLVDGLATRDDDVSESDALGALAEAWALAAALRDAPVGALPDLVGAPVRRSADAEPGDELPGRLVPLGVRWWQAPSGARGLTLTAWDARHGTLRTATVARPSGADPTFRRDVDLPLLWKASVTAVCAGPFELADAETRPDGSISTTSRTSLVPGGGFDVAELREIAQHLDGVTAGTVGFGRARRRVRLVMVRETGAVGVDEVRRDVTWPVTSADGVTHVLRVGVEHERSIDALLSVVASRKQVVAVLVERDASKGSEEPVGVFLRTGQGSVELFSPSMSPAFRAVSWTALRRLRARIAALHRGAAVHVAEPQPRGPVTRVCEPARDVVDSLGATGRRRLTAHQQSVLDDRARLAHDLGMVTVGRTIEALTTSTTTATLLRARFVLGRAEALADA; from the coding sequence ATGACGCCGGACTGGCTCGCGGTCTTCGCGGGATACGACGACGCCGCGCTCGTCGCGCTCGCCAACGCCGGTCTGCTGCGTCGCGCCCGCAAGGACCTCGCGGCGGGCGACGTGTCGCTCACGTCGGAGTCCGCGGCCGAGGTCGTGGTCGCGTGCGGGAGCGCGGTGGTGCGGCTCGGGCCCAAGGGTCCGGTGGCGGCGTCGTGCTCGTGCCCGACGGCGGGCGTGTGCCAGCACGTGGTCGCGGCGTGCCTGTGGGCCCGCGAACGCGAGCCCGGCGGCCCGCGGGAGCCCGCCAAACCGGCGCCGACCACGCTCGACGAGGGCGTCGCCGCGGACCGAGGCGCGTGCGACCGTGCGACCGCCCCGGACGCCCTGGCCGACCTCCTCGCGCTCGAACCCGTCGCCGTGTGCCGGGCTGCGGGCAGGCCCGCGCTGCGACGGGTCGTCGAACGGCTCCCGGCCGCGCTGCTCGCCGGGCTCGGGCAGGACGGTCCGGGCGCGCCCGCCGCGTGCGAGGTCGCGGCCGACGGTGCACGGCTCACGATCACGTGGACGGACGGCACCGGCACCCCGACCCAGGTCGTCTTCGTGGCCCCCGCGGGGTTCGCGGGCATGGTCGTCGCCGGTGCACGCTCGGCCGGCGAGCAGGCCGCAGCACGGCTCGAGGCAGTCGTCCGGGTCTTCGCCCGCGAGGGCAGGTCGTGGCCGTGGCCCCGTGAGATCGAGGCCGAACGCTCGGGCGAGCTGACCACGGCCCAGCGTGCGGGGATCGAGGAGGCGAGCGCCGTCGTCGGGCACGTGGTCGACGCCGGGCTGTCCCACCTCGGCGCCGACGCGGCCGACGGGCTGCGGGGCGCCGCTGCCCGCGCGCGGCTCGTGGGCCTGCTGCTGCTCCACCGGCTGCTGCTCGTCGCGGCGGGACTCGTCGACGGCCTCGCGACGCGCGACGACGACGTGAGCGAGTCCGACGCGCTCGGCGCCCTCGCCGAGGCGTGGGCGCTCGCGGCGGCGTTGCGGGACGCACCCGTTGGAGCCCTGCCCGACCTGGTGGGGGCACCAGTGCGCAGGTCCGCCGACGCTGAACCCGGCGACGAGCTCCCCGGTCGCCTGGTGCCGCTCGGCGTGCGGTGGTGGCAGGCACCCAGCGGTGCCCGCGGCCTGACGCTCACGGCCTGGGACGCACGCCACGGGACGTTGCGGACCGCGACGGTCGCGCGGCCATCTGGCGCGGACCCGACCTTCCGCCGGGACGTCGACCTGCCGCTGCTCTGGAAGGCGTCGGTCACCGCGGTGTGCGCAGGTCCGTTCGAGCTCGCCGACGCCGAGACGCGGCCGGACGGGTCGATCAGCACGACCTCGCGCACGAGCCTCGTCCCCGGCGGGGGCTTCGACGTCGCCGAGCTGCGGGAGATCGCGCAGCACCTGGACGGGGTGACCGCCGGGACGGTCGGGTTCGGCCGGGCTCGGCGCCGCGTCCGCCTCGTCATGGTGCGCGAGACCGGGGCTGTCGGGGTCGACGAGGTCCGCCGCGACGTCACCTGGCCGGTCACGTCCGCCGACGGCGTCACGCACGTCCTGCGCGTCGGCGTCGAGCACGAGCGCAGCATCGATGCCTTGCTCTCGGTCGTGGCGTCGCGCAAGCAGGTGGTCGCGGTCCTCGTCGAGCGCGACGCCTCGAAGGGGTCGGAGGAGCCTGTCGGAGTGTTCCTACGGACCGGACAGGGGAGCGTCGAGCTCTTCTCCCCGTCGATGTCCCCGGCGTTCCGTGCGGTGAGCTGGACGGCGTTGCGCCGGCTGCGGGCGCGGATCGCCGCCCTGCACCGCGGCGCGGCGGTCCACGTGGCCGAACCGCAGCCGCGCGGTCCGGTGACCCGCGTGTGCGAGCCCGCACGCGACGTCGTGGACTCCCTCGGCGCGACCGGACGCCGCAGGCTCACCGCGCACCAGCAGAGCGTGCTCGACGACCGTGCGCGGCTCGCCCACGACCTCGGGATGGTGACCGTGGGACGCACGATCGAGGCGCTGACGACCAGCACGACGACCGCGACGCTCCTCCGGGCACGCTTCGTGCTCGGACGGGCGGAGGCGCTCGCGGACGCGTAG
- a CDS encoding VWA domain-containing protein, with protein MTVPTARPGATAEELEAARRWRLVLGRYAAQELPQDPADTGVERALQYLYDREYVERGHRLGKGPGGRGGGGSLDPSALKALDWLGQARTLFPRETFERMQVDAVSRYRLTDLLADPEAAEALEPSRELATALLQVRGRLDERAAAGLRTVIARVVEDIVRRLRPQFATALTGRKDRSRRSVHEVSQNFDGKRTLAANLSRYDPESGRLIVQDVRFVSRVRRTLTWEVVLLVDQSGSMAASLLYSAVCAGIMSALPGITVRLAVFDTNVVDLSHLAHDPVAVLLTAQLGGGTDIAKAVRYAEQQVTNPSRTVVVLVSDFEEGGSVTQLLAGVRRLAESGVRMLGLAALDEAAEPVYDHGTARRLAECGMHVAALTPDRFAEWLGEVLV; from the coding sequence GTGACCGTCCCGACCGCCCGTCCAGGGGCGACCGCCGAAGAGCTCGAGGCCGCGCGCCGCTGGCGGCTCGTCCTGGGCCGCTACGCCGCCCAGGAGCTCCCGCAGGACCCGGCCGACACCGGTGTCGAGCGCGCGCTGCAGTACCTGTACGACCGCGAGTACGTCGAGCGCGGGCACCGCCTGGGCAAGGGGCCGGGCGGGCGCGGCGGCGGCGGGAGCCTCGACCCGTCGGCGCTCAAGGCTCTCGACTGGCTCGGCCAGGCTCGCACGCTCTTCCCGCGCGAGACGTTCGAGCGCATGCAGGTCGACGCCGTGAGCCGGTACCGGCTCACGGACCTGCTCGCCGACCCGGAAGCGGCCGAGGCCCTCGAGCCCAGCCGGGAGCTCGCGACCGCTCTCCTGCAGGTGCGCGGACGCCTCGACGAGCGCGCCGCCGCCGGGCTCCGCACGGTCATCGCGCGCGTCGTGGAGGACATCGTGCGACGGCTGCGCCCGCAGTTCGCGACCGCGCTCACCGGCCGCAAGGACAGGTCACGCCGCTCGGTGCACGAGGTCAGCCAGAACTTCGACGGCAAGCGCACCCTGGCGGCCAACCTCTCGCGCTACGACCCGGAGTCCGGGCGACTGATCGTGCAGGACGTGCGGTTCGTGTCGAGGGTGCGCCGCACGCTCACCTGGGAGGTCGTGCTGCTCGTCGACCAGTCAGGCTCCATGGCGGCCTCGCTGCTCTACAGCGCGGTGTGCGCCGGGATCATGTCGGCGCTGCCGGGGATCACCGTCAGGCTCGCGGTCTTCGACACGAACGTCGTCGACCTCTCGCACCTCGCGCACGACCCGGTCGCGGTCCTGCTGACGGCACAGCTGGGCGGTGGCACCGACATCGCCAAGGCGGTGCGCTACGCCGAGCAGCAGGTCACGAACCCGAGCCGCACGGTCGTGGTGCTCGTGAGCGACTTCGAGGAGGGCGGCTCGGTCACCCAGCTCCTCGCGGGCGTGCGGCGGCTCGCGGAGTCCGGTGTCCGGATGCTGGGGCTGGCGGCGCTCGACGAGGCCGCGGAGCCCGTCTACGACCACGGGACGGCCCGCCGCCTCGCCGAGTGCGGCATGCACGTCGCGGCCCTCACGCCCGACCGGTTCGCCGAGTGGCTCGGGGAGGTGCTCGTATGA